A single Cannabis sativa cultivar Pink pepper isolate KNU-18-1 chromosome 7, ASM2916894v1, whole genome shotgun sequence DNA region contains:
- the LOC115696514 gene encoding uncharacterized protein LOC115696514 yields MCGVTRFGVKGKLAPTYIGPFEVIERIGDDAYRLNLPGQLGHVDNVFHVSILRKYTPDPSHVIEYEAIPLQEDVTYEEQPVKILARELKVLRNRQVPVVKVLWKNHREDEATWELESKMYIKYPHLFNFQLEVVL; encoded by the coding sequence ATGTGTGGCGTAACGAGATTTGGAGTGAAGGGTAAGCTAGCCCCGACGtatattggaccttttgaggtTATCGAGAGGATTGGGGACGACGCTTATCGATTAAACTTACCAGGACAGTTGGGACATGTTGATAATGTGTTCCATGTGTCTATATTGAGGAAGTATACTCCAGATCCGTCACATGTTATTGAGTATGAGGCTATCCCTCTTCAAGAAGAtgtgacttatgaagaacaacctgtcAAAATCTTGGCGAGAGAGCTAAAAGTGTTAAGGAACAGACAGGTTCCAGTAGTCAAGGTCTTATGGAAGAACCATAGAGAAGACGAAGCtacttgggagttagagtctAAGATGTATATAAAGTATCCTCACttgtttaattttcaacttgagGTTGTACTttaa
- the LOC115696986 gene encoding tetrahydrocannabinolic acid synthase-like, with amino-acid sequence MMLRNSSIFLYLIVFVITFSSTTNARIHDYQYPKTSFLQCLSHHSSSNSSNNDLTKVVYTTTNSSYFSVLNFTIINPRFSSPSTPKPLFIITPLYESQVQAAVICARKHGVQIRVRSGGHDYEGLSYVSEIPFIVIDMINFRSITVDVERRTGWVQTGATLGELYYEINKKSKTLAFPGGACPTIGVGGHITGGGYGAIFRKYGLAADNVIDAQLVDVEGRVLDRETMGEELFWAIRGGGGASFGVILAWKVLLVRVPETVTVFSINRNLEHNLTKLVHRWQYIAHKLPKKLLLAVRFQTVNSTKKGIEMKKLQATFISVFLGRVDGLLYLMEKRFPELGLVREDCTQMSWIQSALFVAGLPSEQSPEILLDRTPQSRLSFKAKSDYVKEPIPEKGLEGIWERLYEEEVGSGIVIMSPYGGKMSEIPESELPFGHRGGNMYKILHYLIYWEEEENSGIVVEKHISWIRRLYNYMTPFVSKNPRSAYINYRDLDIGRNSNKGTATYAQASIWGVKYFGQNNFNRLVHVKTMVDPTNFFRNEQSIPPLP; translated from the exons ATGATGCTAAGAAACTCTTCAATCTTTCTATACTTGATTGTTTTTGTTATCACATTTTCTTCGACCACTAATGCAAGAATTCATGATTATCAATATCCAAAGACAAGTTTTCTCCAATGCCTCTCACATCATTCTTCTTCAAACTCCTCCAATAATGATCTCACCAAGGTAGTTTACACTACCACAAACTCTTCCTACTTCTCTGTTTTAAATTTCACCATAATAAACCCAAGATTTTCTTCTCCTTCTACACCAAAACCGCTTTTCATCATCACACCACTCTATGAATCTCAAGTCCAAGCCGCTGTGATCTGCGCCCGAAAACATGGCGTGCAAATCAGAGTAAGAAGCGGCGGCCACGACTACGAGGGTCTGTCCTATGTCTCTGAAATCCCATTTATCGTAATCGATATGATAAACTTCCGGTCAATCACTGTAGACGTTGAGAGAAGAACAGGTTGGGTTCAAACCGGAGCTACCCTAGGCGAGCTTTATTATGAAATCAACAAAAAAAGTAAAACCCTAGCCTTTCCAGGCGGAGCATGCCCTACAATAGGTGTTGGCGGCCACATAACTGGCGGAGGTTATGGCGCAATCTTTCGAAAATATGGCCTTGCAGCTGATAATGTTATTGATGCTCAGTTAGTAGACGTTGAGGGTAGAGTTCTCGATAGAGAAACTATGGGGGAAGAGCTTTTTTGGGCCATACGTGGTGGAGGTGGAGCAAGCTTTGGAGTAATTCTCGCTTGGAAAGTTCTGTTAGTTCGCGTCCCCGAAACGGTGACCGTTTTCTCCATTAATAGGAACCTTGAACATAACCTTACCAAACTTGTTCATAGGTGGCAATACATAGCACACAAACTACCTAAAAAACTACTCTTAGCGGTTAGGTTTCAAACTGTGAATTCTACTAAAAAAGGGATTGAAATGAAAAAGCTTCAAGCCACATTCATTTCGGTGTTCCTTGGAAGAGTTGATGGTCTTCTTTACTTGATGGAAAAACGATTCCCTGAGTTAGGTCTGGTGAGAGAAGATTGCACCCAAATGAGCTGGATTCAGTCAGCTCTCTTCGTTGCTGGACTACCAAGTGAGCAGTCTCCAGAGATTTTGCTTGATCGAACACCTCAATCAAGATTGTCTTTCAAAGCAAAATCTGATTATGTGAAGGAGCCAATTCCGGAAAAGGGTTTGGAAGGAATATGGGAAAGGTTATACGAAGAAGAGGTTGGAAGTGGTATTGTGATAATGAGTCCTTATGGTGGGAAAATGAGTGAGATTCCAGAATCTGAGCTTCCATTTGGGCATAGAGGTGGGAACATGTATAAAAttct acat TATTTGATTTATtgggaagaagaagagaatagTGGAATAGTAGTGGAAAAGCACATAAGTTGGATTAGAAGACTTTACAATTACATGACTCCGTTTGTGTCCAAAAATCCTAGATCAGCTTATATCAATTATAGAGACCTTGATATTGGAAGGAATAGCAACAAGGGTACCGCAACTTATGCTCAAGCCAGCATTTGGGGGGTCAAATATTTCGGCCAAAACAACTTTAATAGATTGGTACATGTTAAGACTATGGTTGATCCAACAAATTTCTTTAGAAATGAACAAAGTATTCCTCCACTGCCGTAA